In a single window of the Terriglobus roseus genome:
- a CDS encoding ATP-binding cassette domain-containing protein, which translates to MPEPLLIAEGLSKVYGSSRVVSDVTLSIARGEILGLVGESGSGKSTVARMLLRLIEPTSGTVHFDGFDILDANRSQMKAMRRRMGVVFQDPFAALDPRMRVRDILAEPFAIHGDGGLRGEAMQARLTAMLQEVGLDTTALERYPHEFSGGQRQRINIARALALSPDFLVLDEPVSALDVSVGAQVINLLRDLQRTRGLTCLFISHSMPLVRYLCDRVAVMQRGCLVEVGDAVTICEHPREAYTQALIAATPEFALPAR; encoded by the coding sequence ATCGCCGAAGGTCTTTCCAAGGTCTACGGCAGCTCACGTGTGGTCAGCGATGTGACGCTTTCCATCGCGCGCGGCGAGATCCTCGGCCTCGTCGGCGAGAGTGGCAGCGGCAAAAGCACCGTCGCCCGCATGCTGCTACGCCTCATCGAGCCGACCAGCGGCACCGTCCACTTCGACGGCTTCGACATCCTTGATGCCAACCGATCTCAGATGAAAGCCATGCGTCGCCGCATGGGCGTGGTCTTTCAGGATCCCTTCGCCGCACTCGATCCACGCATGCGCGTCCGCGACATCCTCGCGGAACCATTTGCGATCCACGGCGACGGAGGACTGCGGGGAGAAGCCATGCAGGCCAGGCTCACAGCCATGCTGCAGGAAGTCGGACTCGACACGACAGCGCTCGAACGCTATCCGCATGAGTTCAGCGGAGGGCAGAGGCAGCGCATCAACATCGCCCGCGCCCTCGCTTTATCACCAGACTTCCTTGTGCTGGACGAGCCGGTCAGCGCGCTCGATGTCTCCGTCGGCGCACAGGTCATCAACCTGCTCCGTGATCTGCAGCGCACGCGCGGCCTCACCTGTCTGTTCATCTCGCACTCCATGCCGCTGGTGCGATACCTTTGCGACCGCGTCGCCGTCATGCAGCGCGGGTGCCTCGTCGAAGTCGGCGATGCCGTCACCATCTGCGAACATCCCCGCGAGGCCTACACCCAGGCGCTCATCGCCGCCACACCAGAGTTCGCCCTGCCCGCCCGCTAA